Part of the Candidatus Saccharimonadales bacterium genome, CGTGCACTCATATTACAATTGGACGAGTACCGCGGGTACGCTCAATGACAATGAGGTAGTTGTCCGCAGCGCCATTCCGAGCGATTATATGAGCAATTTTGGTTCGTTTAAGATATGGACTTATGGTACGTCAAACTTGCCGGCAGACAACGATATAATCATCACTATCAAAGACGCTGCGGGGACGACATGCACAAATGCCGTATCGCTATTACCAGGCACTGCCAATACCTGGACGCAACAAACGGTCACCCTGAGCGGCTGTACCTACGCTGTCAATGATCTCATCACAGCTGTAATCCGTATGGCTTCCAGATCAAATAGCAACGTGCGAATAGGTGAAATAACGTATGAGTATACGAATTAGTCTGTTGATGTGCTGTATAACCCAGGGGGCAGGAGAGAGGTCTTGCATTGACCGTCTGACCACATTTGGTTATGCTTATGGTAGTTATGGTACTACCGAGGAGAAAGTGGAGTAGATTTGTTGTAGTTGCTGCTGTAATTACGTTATTTGCAGTGCTTGGAGCACAAATACTGACATGGTCGTCATCTGCCGCAACTAGTTCTGTCAGTGTTGAGGCCGAAGCGGGCGTAAAGACTGGGGTGGTATCTGATATCGCCGACAGTTCGGCAAGTAGTGGGAGCGGGGTAGTGTTCGGTAGAACAGTTCCATCAGGCGAGCAGTATTTGCCGATGTTACTACCATCCCAGGATGTACTGAAATCCAGCCCCAAAAAAGTATTTGCTCATTATTTTACGCAGTTTCCTATATCTATAGATAATAAACCGGCGGAGAGCGACTACTATGCGGTGAACTATTTAAATCCCAACGGCGAAAGCGGAAAACATAGCTCGTATGGAGGGTTTCTGCGTGAAAGGCCGTTGCCACGGCCGGTTATTGCTGCTGCTGATTGGCGGCTAGAGGATATGAAAACTGAGGTCAGGCGGGCAACAGGGGCCGGCCTCGACGGATTTACTCTCGACATGTTGTCACTCAGCGGAGCGCATTGGGATAAGATGCAATTGCTCCTGCAGGCGGCGACTGCCGTGGATCCAAAATTCAAAATACTACTTATGCCAGATGGCACGACCTCTGTAACTGCAGACGTTAATGCACTGGCTAACTCCGTTGCCGGCATGGCACAGAATTCCTCGGCGTACCGGCTGGCAGATGGGCGTCTTGTTATTTCGCCGTTTGCACCCGAACGCCAGGGAGCTGCCTGGTGGCAGAACTGGTTGGCTATAATGAAAAGCAAAGGAATCGATGTCGCTTTTGTGCCATGTTTTGTTGATTATCGAAACAATGTTGAGTCCTTTGCGCCATTTAGTTATGGATTATCGAACTGGGGAAGTCGCAGCCCCGCGGCGAATGCTAACATTGCCACCAATATAACGGATGCCCATAATCGAGGAAAATTATGGATGCAATCAGCCTCGACCCAGGACGAACGACCAAGGTCCGGTGTGTACGACGAGGCTCAAAATTCTGAAAATTACCGCTTAACATGGGACGGAGCAATCCGGGGGGATGCCGAATGGGTGCAAATACCCACCTGGAATGATTACACAGAAAGTGCGGAAATTGCTCCCTCAACGCATATCGGCTGGAGTCTGTTAGACCTGACGAGCTATTACGTCACCAAATATAAACTGGGTGTTGAACCGACTATAAGGAAAGATGTTGTCTATGTGTCCCACAGGGTGCACCCAGCCGCCGCTACGCCGACTGGGGGCCAGACGAGGCTTATGTTGCTGCGAGCCGGCAGCAGCCAGCCGAGAGACATGGTAGAAGCGTTAACTTTTCTAACTGCTCCAGCCAAGGTGAGTGTTAAGATCGGCGCTACGGCATATACGTATGATGCGCCTGCAGGTGTATATGCTAAGACGTATCCATTGGCAGCGGGTACTGTTTCAGTGAGTACTACCCGGATTACTACCGGTCAGGTAACGGCTACTGCAACATCGACATTTCCTGTTACTAACTCTCCGGTAGTCCAAGATCTCCAATATTATTTTACGAGTAGTGCCCGCTAGCCAGTGTCTGTTGACCCTTCGGCTGCTGTGGCCTGATAATGCCTGTGTATAAGTCTATGGAAATAACAAGAAATTAAGTTATTAATGTGATATATACAACAATTATATTA contains:
- a CDS encoding glycoside hydrolase family 71 protein, which codes for MLGAQILTWSSSAATSSVSVEAEAGVKTGVVSDIADSSASSGSGVVFGRTVPSGEQYLPMLLPSQDVLKSSPKKVFAHYFTQFPISIDNKPAESDYYAVNYLNPNGESGKHSSYGGFLRERPLPRPVIAAADWRLEDMKTEVRRATGAGLDGFTLDMLSLSGAHWDKMQLLLQAATAVDPKFKILLMPDGTTSVTADVNALANSVAGMAQNSSAYRLADGRLVISPFAPERQGAAWWQNWLAIMKSKGIDVAFVPCFVDYRNNVESFAPFSYGLSNWGSRSPAANANIATNITDAHNRGKLWMQSASTQDERPRSGVYDEAQNSENYRLTWDGAIRGDAEWVQIPTWNDYTESAEIAPSTHIGWSLLDLTSYYVTKYKLGVEPTIRKDVVYVSHRVHPAAATPTGGQTRLMLLRAGSSQPRDMVEALTFLTAPAKVSVKIGATAYTYDAPAGVYAKTYPLAAGTVSVSTTRITTGQVTATATSTFPVTNSPVVQDLQYYFTSSAR